In Panthera tigris isolate Pti1 chromosome D2, P.tigris_Pti1_mat1.1, whole genome shotgun sequence, one DNA window encodes the following:
- the ZSWIM8 gene encoding zinc finger SWIM domain-containing protein 8 isoform X4, with protein sequence MELMFAEWEDGERFSFEDSDRFEEDSLCSFISEAESLCQNWRGWRKQSAGPNSPTGGGGGGGSGGTRMRDGLVIPLVELSAKQVAFHIPFEVVEKVYPPVPEQLQLRIAFWSFPENEEDIRLYSCLANGSADEFQRGDQLFRMRAVKDPLQIGFHLSATVVPPQMVPPKGAYNVAVMFDRCRVTSCSCTCGAGAKWCTHVVALCLFRIHNASAVCLRAPVSESLSRLQRDQLQKFAQYLISELPQQILPTAQRLLDELLSSQSTAINTVCGAPDPTAGPSASDQSTWYLDESTLTDNIKKTLHKFCGPSPVVFSDVNSMYLSSTEPPAAAEWACLLRPLRGREPEGVWNLLSIVREMFKRRDSNAAPLLEILTDQCLTYEQITGWWYSVRTSASHSSASGHTGRSNGQSEVAAHACASMCDEMVTLWRLAVLDPALSPQRRRELCAQLRQWQLKVIENVKRGQHKKTLERLFPGFRPAVEACYFNWEEAYPLPGVTYSGTDRKLALCWARALPPRPGASRSGGLEESRERPRSLPSEPAVRPKEPGAKRKGLGEGVPSSQRGPRRLSAEGGDKSLHKMGPGGGKAKALGGAGSGGKGSAGGGSKRRLSSEDSSLEPDLAEMSLDDSSLALGAEASTFGGFPESPPPCPPPGGSRGPSTFLPEPPDTYEEDGGVYFSEGPEPPTASAGPHGLLPGEVCTRDDLPSTDESGNGLPKTKEAATAVGEEDDDYQAYYLNAQDGAGGEEEKAEGGAGEEHDLFAGLKPLEQESRMEILFACAEALHAHGYSSEASRLTVELAQDLLANPPDLKVEPPPAKGKKNKVSTSRQTWVATNTLTKAAFLLTVLSERPEHHNLAFRVGMFALELQRPPASTKALEVKLAYQESEVAALLKKIPLGPSEMSTMRCRAEELREGTLCDYRPVLPLMLASFIFDVLCAPVVSPTGSRPPSRNWNNEMPGDEELGFEAAVAALGMKTTVSEAEHPLLCEGTRREKGDLALALMITYKDDQAKLKKILDKLLDRESQTHKPQTLSSFYSSSRPATASQRSPSKHGGPSAPGALQPLTSGSAGPPQPGNVAGAGPGPTEGFTEKNVPESSPHSPCEGLPSEAALTPRAEGKVPSRLALGSRGGYNGRGWGSPGRPKKKHTGMASIDSSAPETTSDSSPTLSRRPLRGGWAPTSWGRGQDSDSISSSSSDSLGSSSSSGSRRASASGGARAKTVEVGRYKGRRPESHAPHVPNQPSEAAAHFYFELAKTVLIKAGGNSSTSIFTHPSSSGGHQGPHRNLHLCAFEIGLYALGLHNFVSPNWLSRTYSSHVSWITGQAMEIGSAALTILVECWDGHLTPPEVASLADRASRARDSNMVRAAAELALSCLPHAHALNPNEIQRALVQCKEQDNLMLEKACMAVEEAAKGGGVYPEVLFEVAHQWFWLYEQTAGGSSTAREGATSCSASGIRAAGEAGRGLPEGRGGPGTEPVTVAAAAVTAAATVVPVISVGSSLYPGPGLGHGHSPGLHPYTALQPHLPCSPQYLTHPAHPAHPMPHMPRPAVFPVPSSAYPQGVHPAFLGAQYPYSVTPPSLAATAVSFPVPSMAPITVHPYHTEPGLPLPTSVALSSVHPASTFPAIQGASLPALTTQPSPLVSGGFPPPEEETHSQPVNPHSLHHLHAAYRVGMLALEMLGRRAHNDHPNNFSRSPPYTDDVKWLLGLAAKLGVNYVHQFCVGAAKGVLSPFVLQEIVMETLQRLSPAHAHNHLRAPAFHQLVQRCQQAYMQYIHHRLIHLTPADYDDFVNAIRSARSAFCLTPMGMMQFNDILQNLKRSKQTKELWQRVSLEMTTFSP encoded by the exons GCTGTATTCGTGCCTGGCCAATGGCAGTGCCGATGAGTTCCAGCGAGGGGACCAGCTGTTCCGCATGAGGGCTGTGAAAGACCCACTGCAGATAG GGTTCCACCTGAGTGCTACAGTGGTGCCACCTCAGATGGTCCCCCCCAAAGGGGCCTACAACGTGGCTGTGATGTTTGACCGCTGCCGGGTCACTTCCTGCAGCTGCACCTGTGGGGCTGGGGCCAAATGGTGCACTCACGTCgtggcactctgtctcttccgCATCCACAAC gCTTCTGCAGTCTGCTTGCGTGCCCCAGTCTCAGAGTCCCTGTCTCGGCTGCAGAGGGACCAGCTGCAGAAGTTTGCTCAGTACCTCATCAGTGAGCTCCCTCAGCAG ATCCTCCCCACGGCCCAGCGTCTTCTGGATGAACTCCTCTCTTCCCAGTCAACAGCCATCAATACAGTGTGTGGAGCCCCGG ACCCCACAGCAGGGCCCTCTGCCTCTGACCAGAGTACATGGTATTTGGATGAGTCAACACTCACTGATAACATCAAGAAGACACTACACAAGTTCTGTGGACCCTCGCCTGTGGTCTTCAG TGATGTGAACTCCATGTATCTGTCTTCCACGGAGCCTCCAGCTGCTGCTGAATGGGCATGTCTGCTGCGCCCTCTGAGGGGCCGCGAGCCAGAGGGTGTCTGGAACCTACTTAGCATTGTGCGGGAGATGTTCAAACGGAGAGACAGCAATGCTGCCCCTTTGTTGGAAATCCTCACTGACCAGTGCCTCACCTATGAACAG ATAACAGGTTGGTGGTACAGCGTGCGCACCTCAGCCTCACACAGCAGCGCCAGCGGACACACGGGCCGTAGCAATGGGCAGTCAGAGGTAGCGGCCCATGCATGTGCCAGCATGTGTGATGAGATGGTCACACTGTGGAGGCTAGCTGTTTTGGACCCTGCACTCAGCCCCCAGCG CCGCCGGGAATTGTGTGCCCAGCTACGCCAGTGGCAACTGAAGGTGATTGAGAATGTGAAGCGGGGACAGCACAAAAAGACCCTGGAGCGGCTCTTCCCTGGCTTCCGGCCAGCGGTGGAGGCCTGCTACTTCAACTGGGAAGAGGCCTATCCACTCCCTGGTGTCACCTACAGTGGCACCGACCGGAAgttggcactgtgctgggccCGAGCCCTGCCCCCTCGGCCAGGTGCCTCCCGATCTGGGGGCCTGGAGGAATCCCGGGAGCGGCCCCGATCTCTTCCTTCTGAGCCAGCTGTGCGGCCCAAGGAGCCTGGGGCCAAGCGCAAGGGATTGGGTGAGGGGGTCCCCTCATCGCAGCGGGGTCCCCGCCGCCTCTCTGCTGAGGGGGGAGATAAGTCTCTGCATAAGATGGGTCCAGGTGGGGGCAAAGCCAAGGCACTGGGTGGGGCTGGCAGTGGGGGCAAGGGATCAGCAGGCGGTGGGAGCAAGCGACGGCTGAGCAGCGAAGACAGCTCCCTGGAGCCGGATCTGGCTGAGATGAGCCTGGATGACAGCAGCCTGGCCCTCGGTGCAGAGGCCAGCACCTTTGGTGGATTCCCTGAGAGCCCgccaccctgccctcctcctggTGGCTCCCGTGgtccttccaccttccttcccGAACCCCCAGATACTTATGAAGAAGATGGTGGTGTGTACTTCTCAGAAGGGCCTGAGCCTCCCACAGCCTCTGCTGGCCCCCATGGCCTACTGCCTGGGGAGGTCTGTACCCGGGATGACCTCCCTTCCACAGATGAGAGTGGCAATGGGCTCCCCAAAACCAAAGAGGCAGCCACTGCAGTTGGAGAGGAGGATGATGACTACCAGGCATATTATCTGAATGCCCAGGATGGGGCTGGAGGCGAGGAAGAGAAGGCTgagggcggggctggggaggagcaCGACCTGTTTGCTGGGCTGAAGCCACTGGAACAGGAGAGCCGCATGGAG ATATTGTTTGCCTGTGCTGAGGCCCTGCATGCGCACGGCTACAGCAGTGAGGCCTCCCGCCTCACTGTGGAGCTTGCCCAGGACCTGCTAGCCAACCCACCTGACCTCAAGGTAGAGCCGCCCCCTGCCAAG GGCAAGAAGAACAAGGTATCTACGAGCCGTCAGACCTGGGTGGCTACCAACACCCTGACGAAGGCAGCTTTCCTGTTGACAGTGCTAAGTGAACGCCCAGAGCACCACAACCTGGCCTTCCGAGTTGGCATGTTTGCCTTGGAGCTACAGCGGCCCCCAGCTTCTACCAAGGCCTTGGAG GTGAAGCTGGCATATCAGGAGTCTGAGGTGGCTGCCCTGCTCAAGAAGATTCCTCTGGGTCCAAGTGAGATGAGTACCATGCGGTGCCGGGCAGAGGAGCTTCGGGAGGGGACACTCTGTGACTATCGGCCCGTTTTGCCTCTCATGCTGGCCAGTTTCATCTTTGACGTTCTCTGTGCTCCAG TGGTTTCTCCCACGGGTTCCCGGCCACCAAGTCGTAACTGGAACAACGAGATGCCTGGGGAtgaggagctgggatttgaagcaGCAGTTGCTGCCTTAG GTATGAAGACAACAGTGAGCGAGGCAGAGCATCCCCTCCTGTGTGAAGGCACACGTCGGGAGAAGGGTGACCTGGCACTGGCACTAATGATCACTTACAAGGATGATCAAGCCAAGCTCAAAAAG aTCTTAGACAAACTCTTGGACCGAGAGAGCCAGACGCATAAGCCCCAGACACTGAGTTCATTCTACTCATCCAGCCGCCCAGCCACAGCCAGCCAGAGGTCTCCTTCAAAGCATGGGGGCCCATCTGCCCCAGGGGCCCTGCAACCCCTGACCTCGGGCTCTGCAGGGCCTCCTCAGCCAGGGAATGtggcaggggctgggccaggccccACTGAGGGCTTCACAGAGAAGAATGTGCCTG AAAGTTCCCCACATTCTCCCTGTGAGGGCCTCCCATCTGAGGCAGCTTTGACCCCAAGGGCGGAAGGGAAGGTTCCCAGCCGCCTGGCACTTGGCAGTCGTGGAGGCTACAATGGACGGGGTTGGGGCTCCCCAGGGCGGCCTAAGAAGAAACACACAG GCATGGCCAGCATTGACAGCAGTGCCCCTGAAACAACATCGGATAGTTCTCCCACCTTAAGCCGGAGGCCACTTCGAGGGGGCTGGGCCCCCACCTCCTGGGGCCGAGGACAGGACAGTGACAGCATTAGCAGCTCTTCCTCGGACTCTCTGGGCTCCTCATCCTCCAGTGGAAGTCGCCGGGCCAGTGCCAGTGGAGGGGCCCGGGCAAAGACCGTTGAAGTTGGCAG GTACAAGGGCCGCCGTCCCGAGAGTCATGCCCCTCATGTACCCAATCAGCCATCAGAGGCAGCTGCACACTTCTACTTCGAACTGGCGAAGACGGTGCTGATCAAGGCAGGGGGCAACAGCAGCACTTCCATTTTCACACATCCATCTTCCTCAGGGGGCCATCAGGGTCCTCACCGCAACCTGCACCTTTGCGCCTTCGAGATTGGGCTTTATGCCCTTGGCCTGCACAACTTTGTTTCTCCCAACTGGCTCTCACGTACTTATTCTTCGCACGTTTCCTGGATTACAG GTCAGGCAATGGAGATTGGTAGTGCAGCCCTGACTATACTGGTAGAATGCTGGGATGGACACCTGACGCCCCCTGAGGTTGCATCCCTGGCTGACAGGGCATCACGGGCACGAGACTCCAATATGGTGAGGGCAGCAGCGGAGTTAGCCCTAAGCTGCCTGCCTCATGCCCATGCATTGAACCCCAATGAGATCCAGCGGGCCCTGGTGCAGTGCAAGGAGCAG GATAACCTGATGTTGGAGAAGGCCTGCATGGCAGTGGAAGAAGCGGCTAAGGGTGGGGGTGTATACCCTGAAGTGTTGTTTGAGGTTGCTCACCAGTGGTTCTGGCTATATGAGCAAACAGCAGGTGGCTCATCCACAGCCCGTGAAGGGGCTACAAGCTGTAGTGCCAGTGGGATCAGGGCAGCTGGGGAGGCTGGGCGGGGGCTGCCTGAGGGCAGGGGGGGCCCAGGCACTGAGCCGGTTacagtggcagcagcagcagtgacAGCAGCAGCCACAGTGGTGCCAGTCATCTCAGTGGGGTCCAGTTTATATCCAGGTCCAGGACTGGGGCATGGTCATTCCCCTGGCCTGCACCCCTACACTGCTCTACAGCCCCACCTGCCCTGCAGCCCTCAATACCTCACCCACCCAGCTCACCCTGCCCACCCAATGCCTCATATGCCCCGGCCTGCCGTCTTCCCTGTGCCCAGCTCTGCATACCCACAG GGTGTGCATCCTGCCTTCTTGGGGGCTCAGTACCCTTACTCAGTGACTCCCCCCTCACTTGCTGCCACTGCTGTGTCTTTCCCCGTCCCTTCCATGGCACCCATCACAGTACATCCCTACCACACAGAGCCAGGGCTCCCACTGCCCACCAGTGTGGCCT TGAGCAGTGTCCATCCAGCATCCACGTTTCCAGCCATCCAGGGTGCCTCGTTGCCTGCTCTGACTACACAGCCCAGTCCTCTGGTGAGCGGAGGGTTTCCACCACCCGAGGAGGAGACCCACAGTCAGCCTGTCAACCCACACAGCCTACACCACCTGCACGCTGCCTACCGTGTTG GAATGCTGGCACTGGAGATGCTGGGTCGCCGGGCACACAATGATCACCCCAACAACTTCTCCCGCTCCCCCCCCTACACTGATGATGTCAAATGGTTGCTGGGGCTGGCAGCAAAGCTGG gagtGAACTACGTGCACCAGTTCTGTGTGGGGGCAGCCAAGGGGGTGCTGAGCCCGTTTGTGCTGCAGGAGATCGTCATGGAGACGCTGCAGCGGCTGAGCCCTGCTCATGCCCACAACCACCTGCGTGCCCCGGCCTTCCACCAACTGGTGCAGCGCTGCCAGCAGGCATACATGCAG TACATTCACCACCGTTTGATTCACCTGACCCCTGCCGACTACGACGACTTTGTGAATGCGATCCGCAGTGCCCGCAGCGCCTTCTGTCTGACACCCATGGGCATGATGCAGTTCAACGACATCCTGCAGAACCTCAAGCGCAGCAAACAGACCAAGGAGCTGTGGCAGCGGGTCTCACTCGAGATGACCACCTTCTCCCCATGA
- the ZSWIM8 gene encoding zinc finger SWIM domain-containing protein 8 isoform X1 → MELMFAEWEDGERFSFEDSDRFEEDSLCSFISEAESLCQNWRGWRKQSAGPNSPTGGGGGGGSGGTRMRDGLVIPLVELSAKQVAFHIPFEVVEKVYPPVPEQLQLRIAFWSFPENEEDIRLYSCLANGSADEFQRGDQLFRMRAVKDPLQIGFHLSATVVPPQMVPPKGAYNVAVMFDRCRVTSCSCTCGAGAKWCTHVVALCLFRIHNASAVCLRAPVSESLSRLQRDQLQKFAQYLISELPQQILPTAQRLLDELLSSQSTAINTVCGAPDPTAGPSASDQSTWYLDESTLTDNIKKTLHKFCGPSPVVFSDVNSMYLSSTEPPAAAEWACLLRPLRGREPEGVWNLLSIVREMFKRRDSNAAPLLEILTDQCLTYEQITGWWYSVRTSASHSSASGHTGRSNGQSEVAAHACASMCDEMVTLWRLAVLDPALSPQRRRELCAQLRQWQLKVIENVKRGQHKKTLERLFPGFRPAVEACYFNWEEAYPLPGVTYSGTDRKLALCWARALPPRPGASRSGGLEESRERPRSLPSEPAVRPKEPGAKRKGLGEGVPSSQRGPRRLSAEGGDKSLHKMGPGGGKAKALGGAGSGGKGSAGGGSKRRLSSEDSSLEPDLAEMSLDDSSLALGAEASTFGGFPESPPPCPPPGGSRGPSTFLPEPPDTYEEDGGVYFSEGPEPPTASAGPHGLLPGEVCTRDDLPSTDESGNGLPKTKEAATAVGEEDDDYQAYYLNAQDGAGGEEEKAEGGAGEEHDLFAGLKPLEQESRMEILFACAEALHAHGYSSEASRLTVELAQDLLANPPDLKVEPPPAKGKKNKVSTSRQTWVATNTLTKAAFLLTVLSERPEHHNLAFRVGMFALELQRPPASTKALEVKLAYQESEVAALLKKIPLGPSEMSTMRCRAEELREGTLCDYRPVLPLMLASFIFDVLCAPVVSPTGSRPPSRNWNNEMPGDEELGFEAAVAALGMKTTVSEAEHPLLCEGTRREKGDLALALMITYKDDQAKLKKILDKLLDRESQTHKPQTLSSFYSSSRPATASQRSPSKHGGPSAPGALQPLTSGSAGPPQPGNVAGAGPGPTEGFTEKNVPESSPHSPCEGLPSEAALTPRAEGKVPSRLALGSRGGYNGRGWGSPGRPKKKHTGMASIDSSAPETTSDSSPTLSRRPLRGGWAPTSWGRGQDSDSISSSSSDSLGSSSSSGSRRASASGGARAKTVEVGRYKGRRPESHAPHVPNQPSEAAAHFYFELAKTVLIKAGGNSSTSIFTHPSSSGGHQGPHRNLHLCAFEIGLYALGLHNFVSPNWLSRTYSSHVSWITGQAMEIGSAALTILVECWDGHLTPPEVASLADRASRARDSNMVRAAAELALSCLPHAHALNPNEIQRALVQCKEQDNLMLEKACMAVEEAAKGGGVYPEVLFEVAHQWFWLYEQTAGGSSTAREGATSCSASGIRAAGEAGRGLPEGRGGPGTEPVTVAAAAVTAAATVVPVISVGSSLYPGPGLGHGHSPGLHPYTALQPHLPCSPQYLTHPAHPAHPMPHMPRPAVFPVPSSAYPQGVHPAFLGAQYPYSVTPPSLAATAVSFPVPSMAPITVHPYHTEPGLPLPTSVACELWGQGTVSSVHPASTFPAIQGASLPALTTQPSPLVSGGFPPPEEETHSQPVNPHSLHHLHAAYRVGMLALEMLGRRAHNDHPNNFSRSPPYTDDVKWLLGLAAKLGDRHGDAAAAEPCSCPQPPACPGLPPTGAALPAGIHAVHSPPFDSPDPCRLRRLCECDPQCPQRLLSDTHGHDAVQRHPAEPQAQQTDQGAVAAGLTRDDHLLPMSLAPLGSYTGIQACGYGGPSHRGSESWLDRSSPLSSLVAQTGSCSWAVAWGQDVSNPRSLGLGETALSGRGHWVASGIYLAFINI, encoded by the exons GCTGTATTCGTGCCTGGCCAATGGCAGTGCCGATGAGTTCCAGCGAGGGGACCAGCTGTTCCGCATGAGGGCTGTGAAAGACCCACTGCAGATAG GGTTCCACCTGAGTGCTACAGTGGTGCCACCTCAGATGGTCCCCCCCAAAGGGGCCTACAACGTGGCTGTGATGTTTGACCGCTGCCGGGTCACTTCCTGCAGCTGCACCTGTGGGGCTGGGGCCAAATGGTGCACTCACGTCgtggcactctgtctcttccgCATCCACAAC gCTTCTGCAGTCTGCTTGCGTGCCCCAGTCTCAGAGTCCCTGTCTCGGCTGCAGAGGGACCAGCTGCAGAAGTTTGCTCAGTACCTCATCAGTGAGCTCCCTCAGCAG ATCCTCCCCACGGCCCAGCGTCTTCTGGATGAACTCCTCTCTTCCCAGTCAACAGCCATCAATACAGTGTGTGGAGCCCCGG ACCCCACAGCAGGGCCCTCTGCCTCTGACCAGAGTACATGGTATTTGGATGAGTCAACACTCACTGATAACATCAAGAAGACACTACACAAGTTCTGTGGACCCTCGCCTGTGGTCTTCAG TGATGTGAACTCCATGTATCTGTCTTCCACGGAGCCTCCAGCTGCTGCTGAATGGGCATGTCTGCTGCGCCCTCTGAGGGGCCGCGAGCCAGAGGGTGTCTGGAACCTACTTAGCATTGTGCGGGAGATGTTCAAACGGAGAGACAGCAATGCTGCCCCTTTGTTGGAAATCCTCACTGACCAGTGCCTCACCTATGAACAG ATAACAGGTTGGTGGTACAGCGTGCGCACCTCAGCCTCACACAGCAGCGCCAGCGGACACACGGGCCGTAGCAATGGGCAGTCAGAGGTAGCGGCCCATGCATGTGCCAGCATGTGTGATGAGATGGTCACACTGTGGAGGCTAGCTGTTTTGGACCCTGCACTCAGCCCCCAGCG CCGCCGGGAATTGTGTGCCCAGCTACGCCAGTGGCAACTGAAGGTGATTGAGAATGTGAAGCGGGGACAGCACAAAAAGACCCTGGAGCGGCTCTTCCCTGGCTTCCGGCCAGCGGTGGAGGCCTGCTACTTCAACTGGGAAGAGGCCTATCCACTCCCTGGTGTCACCTACAGTGGCACCGACCGGAAgttggcactgtgctgggccCGAGCCCTGCCCCCTCGGCCAGGTGCCTCCCGATCTGGGGGCCTGGAGGAATCCCGGGAGCGGCCCCGATCTCTTCCTTCTGAGCCAGCTGTGCGGCCCAAGGAGCCTGGGGCCAAGCGCAAGGGATTGGGTGAGGGGGTCCCCTCATCGCAGCGGGGTCCCCGCCGCCTCTCTGCTGAGGGGGGAGATAAGTCTCTGCATAAGATGGGTCCAGGTGGGGGCAAAGCCAAGGCACTGGGTGGGGCTGGCAGTGGGGGCAAGGGATCAGCAGGCGGTGGGAGCAAGCGACGGCTGAGCAGCGAAGACAGCTCCCTGGAGCCGGATCTGGCTGAGATGAGCCTGGATGACAGCAGCCTGGCCCTCGGTGCAGAGGCCAGCACCTTTGGTGGATTCCCTGAGAGCCCgccaccctgccctcctcctggTGGCTCCCGTGgtccttccaccttccttcccGAACCCCCAGATACTTATGAAGAAGATGGTGGTGTGTACTTCTCAGAAGGGCCTGAGCCTCCCACAGCCTCTGCTGGCCCCCATGGCCTACTGCCTGGGGAGGTCTGTACCCGGGATGACCTCCCTTCCACAGATGAGAGTGGCAATGGGCTCCCCAAAACCAAAGAGGCAGCCACTGCAGTTGGAGAGGAGGATGATGACTACCAGGCATATTATCTGAATGCCCAGGATGGGGCTGGAGGCGAGGAAGAGAAGGCTgagggcggggctggggaggagcaCGACCTGTTTGCTGGGCTGAAGCCACTGGAACAGGAGAGCCGCATGGAG ATATTGTTTGCCTGTGCTGAGGCCCTGCATGCGCACGGCTACAGCAGTGAGGCCTCCCGCCTCACTGTGGAGCTTGCCCAGGACCTGCTAGCCAACCCACCTGACCTCAAGGTAGAGCCGCCCCCTGCCAAG GGCAAGAAGAACAAGGTATCTACGAGCCGTCAGACCTGGGTGGCTACCAACACCCTGACGAAGGCAGCTTTCCTGTTGACAGTGCTAAGTGAACGCCCAGAGCACCACAACCTGGCCTTCCGAGTTGGCATGTTTGCCTTGGAGCTACAGCGGCCCCCAGCTTCTACCAAGGCCTTGGAG GTGAAGCTGGCATATCAGGAGTCTGAGGTGGCTGCCCTGCTCAAGAAGATTCCTCTGGGTCCAAGTGAGATGAGTACCATGCGGTGCCGGGCAGAGGAGCTTCGGGAGGGGACACTCTGTGACTATCGGCCCGTTTTGCCTCTCATGCTGGCCAGTTTCATCTTTGACGTTCTCTGTGCTCCAG TGGTTTCTCCCACGGGTTCCCGGCCACCAAGTCGTAACTGGAACAACGAGATGCCTGGGGAtgaggagctgggatttgaagcaGCAGTTGCTGCCTTAG GTATGAAGACAACAGTGAGCGAGGCAGAGCATCCCCTCCTGTGTGAAGGCACACGTCGGGAGAAGGGTGACCTGGCACTGGCACTAATGATCACTTACAAGGATGATCAAGCCAAGCTCAAAAAG aTCTTAGACAAACTCTTGGACCGAGAGAGCCAGACGCATAAGCCCCAGACACTGAGTTCATTCTACTCATCCAGCCGCCCAGCCACAGCCAGCCAGAGGTCTCCTTCAAAGCATGGGGGCCCATCTGCCCCAGGGGCCCTGCAACCCCTGACCTCGGGCTCTGCAGGGCCTCCTCAGCCAGGGAATGtggcaggggctgggccaggccccACTGAGGGCTTCACAGAGAAGAATGTGCCTG AAAGTTCCCCACATTCTCCCTGTGAGGGCCTCCCATCTGAGGCAGCTTTGACCCCAAGGGCGGAAGGGAAGGTTCCCAGCCGCCTGGCACTTGGCAGTCGTGGAGGCTACAATGGACGGGGTTGGGGCTCCCCAGGGCGGCCTAAGAAGAAACACACAG GCATGGCCAGCATTGACAGCAGTGCCCCTGAAACAACATCGGATAGTTCTCCCACCTTAAGCCGGAGGCCACTTCGAGGGGGCTGGGCCCCCACCTCCTGGGGCCGAGGACAGGACAGTGACAGCATTAGCAGCTCTTCCTCGGACTCTCTGGGCTCCTCATCCTCCAGTGGAAGTCGCCGGGCCAGTGCCAGTGGAGGGGCCCGGGCAAAGACCGTTGAAGTTGGCAG GTACAAGGGCCGCCGTCCCGAGAGTCATGCCCCTCATGTACCCAATCAGCCATCAGAGGCAGCTGCACACTTCTACTTCGAACTGGCGAAGACGGTGCTGATCAAGGCAGGGGGCAACAGCAGCACTTCCATTTTCACACATCCATCTTCCTCAGGGGGCCATCAGGGTCCTCACCGCAACCTGCACCTTTGCGCCTTCGAGATTGGGCTTTATGCCCTTGGCCTGCACAACTTTGTTTCTCCCAACTGGCTCTCACGTACTTATTCTTCGCACGTTTCCTGGATTACAG GTCAGGCAATGGAGATTGGTAGTGCAGCCCTGACTATACTGGTAGAATGCTGGGATGGACACCTGACGCCCCCTGAGGTTGCATCCCTGGCTGACAGGGCATCACGGGCACGAGACTCCAATATGGTGAGGGCAGCAGCGGAGTTAGCCCTAAGCTGCCTGCCTCATGCCCATGCATTGAACCCCAATGAGATCCAGCGGGCCCTGGTGCAGTGCAAGGAGCAG GATAACCTGATGTTGGAGAAGGCCTGCATGGCAGTGGAAGAAGCGGCTAAGGGTGGGGGTGTATACCCTGAAGTGTTGTTTGAGGTTGCTCACCAGTGGTTCTGGCTATATGAGCAAACAGCAGGTGGCTCATCCACAGCCCGTGAAGGGGCTACAAGCTGTAGTGCCAGTGGGATCAGGGCAGCTGGGGAGGCTGGGCGGGGGCTGCCTGAGGGCAGGGGGGGCCCAGGCACTGAGCCGGTTacagtggcagcagcagcagtgacAGCAGCAGCCACAGTGGTGCCAGTCATCTCAGTGGGGTCCAGTTTATATCCAGGTCCAGGACTGGGGCATGGTCATTCCCCTGGCCTGCACCCCTACACTGCTCTACAGCCCCACCTGCCCTGCAGCCCTCAATACCTCACCCACCCAGCTCACCCTGCCCACCCAATGCCTCATATGCCCCGGCCTGCCGTCTTCCCTGTGCCCAGCTCTGCATACCCACAG GGTGTGCATCCTGCCTTCTTGGGGGCTCAGTACCCTTACTCAGTGACTCCCCCCTCACTTGCTGCCACTGCTGTGTCTTTCCCCGTCCCTTCCATGGCACCCATCACAGTACATCCCTACCACACAGAGCCAGGGCTCCCACTGCCCACCAGTGTGGCCTGTGAGTTGTGGGGACAGGGAACAG TGAGCAGTGTCCATCCAGCATCCACGTTTCCAGCCATCCAGGGTGCCTCGTTGCCTGCTCTGACTACACAGCCCAGTCCTCTGGTGAGCGGAGGGTTTCCACCACCCGAGGAGGAGACCCACAGTCAGCCTGTCAACCCACACAGCCTACACCACCTGCACGCTGCCTACCGTGTTG GAATGCTGGCACTGGAGATGCTGGGTCGCCGGGCACACAATGATCACCCCAACAACTTCTCCCGCTCCCCCCCCTACACTGATGATGTCAAATGGTTGCTGGGGCTGGCAGCAAAGCTGG GAGATCGTCATGGAGACGCTGCAGCGGCTGAGCCCTGCTCATGCCCACAACCACCTGCGTGCCCCGGCCTTCCACCAACTGGTGCAGCGCTGCCAGCAGGCATACATGCAG TACATTCACCACCGTTTGATTCACCTGACCCCTGCCGACTACGACGACTTTGTGAATGCGATCCGCAGTGCCCGCAGCGCCTTCTGTCTGACACCCATGGGCATGATGCAGTTCAACGACATCCTGCAGAACCTCAAGCGCAGCAAACAGACCAAGGAGCTGTGGCAGCGGGTCTCACTCGAGATGACCACCTTCTCCCCATGAGTCTGGCCCCTCTAGGGTCCTATACAGGGATACAGGCCTGTGGCTATGGGGGCCCCTCACACAGAGGGAGTGAATCTTGGCTGGACAGATCATCCCCACTCAGTTCTCTGGTAGCCCAGACTGGCAGCTGCTCTTGGGCTGTAGCTTGGGGCCAAGATGTCTCAAACCCTAGAAGCCTAGGGTTGGGGGAGACAGCCCTATCTGGGAGGGGGCATTGGGTGGCCTCTGGTATTTATTtggcatttataaatatataa